One genomic segment of Mycolicibacterium gilvum includes these proteins:
- a CDS encoding SixA phosphatase family protein, which yields MSDRLRTLLLLRHAKSDYPDGVVDHDRPLASRGVREAALAGDWIRSTIGDVDAVLCSTATRTRQTLEQTGITAPVQFVDRIYDATAGILIEEVNGAQARFGEDVSTLLVIGHEPVMSSVALGLADERSGNGPVADKISAKYPTSSVAVLRSSAPWEQWALRGAELIDFHTAR from the coding sequence ATGAGCGACCGACTCCGCACACTGCTGCTGCTGCGCCACGCCAAGTCCGACTATCCCGACGGAGTCGTCGACCACGACCGTCCGCTCGCGTCCCGGGGTGTCCGTGAGGCCGCCCTCGCCGGCGACTGGATCCGGTCGACCATCGGCGACGTCGACGCCGTGCTGTGCTCGACGGCGACGCGGACCCGCCAGACGCTGGAGCAGACCGGGATCACCGCGCCGGTGCAGTTCGTGGACCGGATCTACGACGCCACGGCGGGCATCCTCATCGAGGAGGTCAACGGCGCGCAGGCACGCTTCGGTGAGGACGTGTCCACGCTCTTGGTGATCGGCCACGAACCGGTGATGTCCTCGGTCGCCCTAGGCCTGGCCGATGAGCGGTCCGGCAACGGCCCTGTCGCCGACAAGATCTCGGCGAAGTATCCGACGTCGTCGGTCGCGGTGCTGCGTTCGTCGGCGCCGTGGGAGCAGTGGGCGCTACGAGGCGCGGAGCTGATCGACTTTCATACCGCGCGCTGA
- a CDS encoding DUF3558 domain-containing protein has product MTPRLLRGAIAAMAGLVVLTGCTQTVEGTAAKSGTGNVPRNDNSERKYPNLLKECEVLTEDILAETVGADPLDIQSTFVGAICRWQAANPAGLVDITRFWFETGSLDNERSVAEQLEYQLEERNVAGIQSIVMRPNDPNGACGVASDAAGVVGWWVNPQTPGMDACGMAIKLMELTLATRA; this is encoded by the coding sequence ATGACCCCACGTCTGCTCCGAGGCGCCATCGCCGCGATGGCCGGCCTCGTCGTGCTGACCGGCTGCACGCAGACGGTCGAAGGCACCGCCGCCAAGTCGGGCACCGGCAACGTGCCGCGCAACGACAACTCCGAGCGCAAGTATCCGAACCTGCTCAAGGAGTGTGAGGTCCTCACCGAGGACATCCTCGCCGAGACGGTCGGCGCCGATCCGCTCGACATCCAGAGCACCTTCGTCGGCGCGATCTGCCGCTGGCAGGCGGCCAACCCCGCCGGCCTGGTCGACATCACCCGCTTCTGGTTCGAGACGGGCAGCCTCGACAACGAGCGCAGCGTCGCCGAGCAGCTCGAATATCAGCTCGAGGAGCGCAATGTCGCGGGTATCCAGTCGATCGTGATGCGTCCGAACGACCCCAACGGCGCCTGCGGTGTCGCCAGCGACGCGGCCGGTGTCGTGGGTTGGTGGGTCAACCCGCAGACGCCGGGGATGGACGCGTGCGGGATGGCGATCAAGCTGATGGAGCTGACGCTGGCGACCCGCGCCTGA
- a CDS encoding DUF3558 domain-containing protein yields MHGVTPSYRGHRRPVKALAVVAAALMPVLAACSDSEPQGPSVPTSEEPQQNVAHGPFFPQCGGLSDEEVGRLTEVPGLVNTAKTSVGCQWLSGGSILGPHFSFSWFRGSPIGRERKTMELSRTSVEDLSIEGHDGFIGINEDPDPKIGINLCEVGIQFGDDFIEWSVSYAQPPYPNACDVAKELTRQSIVNSK; encoded by the coding sequence GTGCATGGCGTGACCCCCAGCTACCGCGGACATCGTCGGCCGGTGAAAGCTCTGGCCGTCGTCGCGGCGGCGCTGATGCCGGTGCTCGCCGCATGCTCGGACTCCGAACCGCAGGGCCCGTCGGTGCCGACGTCGGAGGAGCCGCAGCAGAACGTCGCACACGGTCCGTTCTTCCCGCAGTGCGGTGGGCTCAGCGACGAAGAGGTCGGCAGGCTGACCGAGGTGCCCGGACTGGTCAACACCGCCAAGACCTCCGTCGGCTGCCAGTGGCTCTCCGGCGGGTCGATCCTCGGGCCGCACTTCTCGTTCTCCTGGTTCCGCGGGAGCCCGATCGGCCGGGAGCGCAAGACCATGGAGCTCTCCCGCACCAGCGTCGAGGATCTCAGCATCGAGGGCCACGACGGGTTCATCGGCATCAACGAGGATCCCGACCCGAAGATCGGTATCAACCTCTGCGAGGTCGGCATCCAGTTCGGCGACGACTTCATCGAGTGGTCGGTGAGCTACGCCCAGCCGCCCTATCCGAACGCGTGCGATGTGGCCAAGGAACTCACCCGCCAGTCGATTGTGAACTCGAAATGA
- a CDS encoding ABC transporter ATP-binding protein, with amino-acid sequence MLWELLRRYARPYRPLLAVVAALQVVSTMATLYLPTVNAAIIDDGVAQGDLDRIVRLGAVMLAVTAVQVVCAVGAVYFGSRASMGVGRDLRSSLFHHVTGFSAEETARFGAPSLLTRTTNDVQQIQLLVQLSATMLITAPIMCVGGIFMAIHQDAGLSWLLLVAVPVLALANYWIVSHLLPIFRRVQGQIDSINRVMREQLTGLRVVRAFAREPFERNRFAEANTELAGSVLEAGRWQALMLPVTTLVINVSSVALIWFGGMRIDAGEMQVGSLIAFLSYFMQILMSVLMATFILVIIPRASVCAERITEVLSTEPAITSSPSAASPDTVAGEIRFDRATFSYAGADRPVLQDVSFTARPGTTTAIVGSTGSGKSTLISLICRLYDVTAGAISVDGIDVRDFDIEKLWTVIGMVPQRGYLFSGTISDNLQFGAPPGHVATDDQMWEALRVACADDFVAGHPDGLLMRVAQGGMNFSGGQRQRLAIARAVIRKPVIYLFDDAFSALDVHTDARVRDRVREASAGSTVIIVSQRISTVSGADLIVVLDDGRMVGAGTHAELLDSCSAYREFADSQSVSAGDR; translated from the coding sequence ATGCTCTGGGAGCTGCTCCGACGGTACGCCCGTCCGTACCGCCCACTGCTCGCGGTGGTGGCGGCCCTACAGGTGGTCAGCACGATGGCCACGCTGTACCTGCCGACGGTGAACGCGGCGATCATCGACGACGGTGTGGCACAAGGCGACCTGGACCGCATCGTGCGCCTCGGTGCGGTGATGCTGGCGGTGACCGCTGTGCAGGTGGTGTGCGCGGTCGGTGCGGTGTACTTCGGTTCGCGGGCGAGCATGGGGGTGGGTCGCGACCTGCGCTCGTCACTGTTCCACCACGTCACCGGCTTCTCCGCCGAGGAGACGGCCCGCTTCGGAGCGCCATCACTGCTGACCCGCACCACCAACGACGTCCAGCAGATTCAGCTGCTGGTGCAGCTGTCAGCCACGATGCTCATCACCGCCCCGATCATGTGTGTGGGTGGCATCTTCATGGCGATCCACCAGGACGCCGGACTGTCGTGGCTGCTCCTCGTCGCCGTGCCCGTGTTGGCGCTGGCGAACTACTGGATCGTGTCGCATCTGCTGCCGATCTTCCGGCGGGTGCAGGGGCAGATCGACAGCATCAACCGCGTGATGCGCGAGCAGCTCACCGGCCTGCGTGTGGTGCGCGCGTTCGCCCGGGAACCGTTCGAGCGCAACCGCTTCGCCGAGGCCAACACCGAGCTGGCCGGCAGCGTACTGGAGGCCGGACGGTGGCAGGCGCTGATGCTTCCGGTGACGACCCTGGTGATCAACGTGTCCAGCGTCGCGTTGATCTGGTTCGGCGGAATGCGCATCGATGCCGGTGAGATGCAGGTCGGGTCGCTGATCGCGTTCCTGTCGTACTTCATGCAGATCCTGATGTCGGTGCTGATGGCCACCTTCATTCTCGTGATCATCCCGCGGGCATCAGTGTGCGCCGAACGCATCACCGAGGTGCTCTCCACCGAGCCGGCGATCACCTCCTCGCCGTCGGCGGCGTCACCGGACACCGTGGCCGGTGAGATCCGGTTCGACCGTGCGACGTTCAGCTATGCCGGTGCCGACCGCCCGGTCCTGCAGGATGTTTCGTTCACGGCCCGCCCCGGCACGACGACGGCGATCGTCGGGTCCACCGGGTCGGGCAAGTCGACGTTGATCTCGTTGATCTGCCGCCTGTACGACGTCACGGCCGGCGCGATCAGCGTCGACGGTATCGACGTCCGTGACTTCGACATCGAGAAGTTGTGGACGGTCATCGGTATGGTGCCCCAGCGCGGATACCTGTTCTCCGGCACGATCTCCGACAATTTGCAGTTCGGCGCGCCCCCCGGCCACGTGGCGACCGACGACCAGATGTGGGAGGCGCTGCGGGTCGCCTGCGCCGACGACTTCGTCGCCGGGCACCCCGACGGTCTGCTGATGCGGGTCGCTCAGGGCGGGATGAACTTCTCCGGCGGCCAGCGCCAGCGGTTGGCCATCGCCCGCGCGGTGATCCGCAAGCCCGTGATCTACCTTTTCGACGACGCGTTCTCGGCGCTCGACGTGCACACCGACGCACGGGTGCGCGACAGGGTGCGGGAGGCGTCGGCCGGGTCAACGGTGATCATTGTCTCGCAACGGATCTCGACGGTATCCGGCGCCGACCTGATCGTCGTGCTCGACGACGGGCGGATGGTGGGTGCGGGAACCCACGCCGAATTGCTCGACAGCTGCTCGGCGTACCGCGAATTCGCGGATTCGCAGTCCGTGTCGGCAGGAGACCGATGA
- a CDS encoding ABC transporter ATP-binding protein, producing MSGPLARGIRMGEPPQERSRDFKASAIRLLRRLTPQRGMTVAVMLLGVGGIAIGVVGPRILGHATDLLFNGVIGRQLPAGSTKEQAIDAARARGDTTFADLLSGMDVVPGQGVDFAAVARTLMLALGLYLVAALMVWIQARLLNVVVQRTMVSLRADVEDKVHRLPLRYFDSRQRGEVLSRVTNDVDNLQQSLTMSITQLLTSVLTAVAVLVMMLTISPMLTLLTVVTAPLSLWVTRSIAKRSRTLFVAQWTNTGRLNAHIEETYSGFTVVKTFGHRARAEDQFRELNDDVYHASFGAQFLSGLVSPATIFIGNLSYVAVAVVGGLQVATGQITLGGIQAFIQYVRQFNQPLTQIAGMYNTMQSGIASAERVFDLLDAEEEPADPVEALPASADRRDGRVEFDGVWFSYRPGTPVVEDLSLVAEPGQTIAIVGPTGAGKTTLVNLLMRFYDVDSGRILLDGTDITTVSRGSLRSRIGMVLQDTWLFAGTIYDNIAYGRPDAAHDEVIEAATAAYVDRFVHTLPDGYDTRINDGGTNISAGEKQLITIARAILARPQVLVLDEATSSVDTRTEVLIQHAMRELRRDRTSFIIAHRLSTIRDADTILVMEAGRIVERGTHSELLARRGEYWTMVNR from the coding sequence ATGAGCGGCCCCCTGGCCCGCGGGATCCGGATGGGAGAACCGCCGCAGGAGCGTTCGCGCGACTTCAAGGCCTCGGCGATCCGGCTGCTGAGGCGACTCACCCCGCAGCGGGGGATGACTGTCGCGGTCATGCTCCTCGGCGTGGGCGGCATCGCGATCGGGGTCGTCGGGCCGCGGATCCTCGGTCACGCGACCGATCTGCTGTTCAACGGCGTCATCGGCCGGCAGCTGCCGGCGGGGTCGACCAAGGAGCAGGCCATCGACGCCGCCCGCGCCAGGGGCGACACCACGTTCGCCGATCTGCTCTCCGGTATGGACGTCGTCCCGGGCCAGGGGGTCGACTTCGCGGCAGTGGCCCGCACGCTGATGCTCGCGCTGGGCCTGTATCTGGTTGCGGCGCTGATGGTCTGGATCCAAGCCCGGCTGCTCAACGTCGTCGTGCAGCGCACCATGGTGTCGCTGCGCGCCGACGTCGAGGACAAGGTGCACCGGCTACCGTTGCGCTACTTCGATTCCCGGCAGCGCGGGGAGGTGCTCAGCCGGGTCACCAACGACGTGGACAATCTGCAGCAGTCGCTGACGATGTCGATCACCCAACTGCTGACCTCCGTGCTGACGGCGGTGGCGGTGCTGGTGATGATGCTGACGATCTCACCGATGCTCACGCTGCTGACCGTGGTGACGGCGCCGTTGTCGCTGTGGGTGACCCGTTCCATCGCGAAGCGGTCCCGGACACTGTTCGTCGCGCAGTGGACCAACACGGGTCGGCTCAACGCGCACATCGAGGAGACCTACAGCGGATTCACCGTCGTCAAGACGTTCGGACACCGGGCCCGCGCCGAGGATCAGTTCCGCGAGCTCAACGACGACGTCTACCACGCCAGCTTCGGCGCGCAGTTCCTCTCCGGCCTCGTCTCCCCCGCGACGATCTTCATCGGCAACCTGAGCTACGTCGCGGTCGCCGTGGTGGGTGGTCTGCAGGTCGCGACCGGACAGATCACCCTCGGCGGCATCCAGGCGTTCATCCAGTACGTCCGCCAGTTCAACCAGCCGCTGACCCAGATCGCCGGGATGTACAACACCATGCAGTCCGGAATCGCCAGCGCGGAGCGGGTCTTCGACCTCCTCGACGCCGAGGAGGAACCCGCTGATCCGGTCGAGGCGCTGCCCGCGTCTGCCGACCGGCGCGACGGCCGTGTCGAATTCGATGGCGTCTGGTTCAGCTACCGGCCCGGGACCCCGGTCGTCGAGGACCTGTCGCTGGTCGCCGAACCAGGGCAGACGATCGCCATCGTCGGACCCACGGGTGCCGGTAAGACCACCCTGGTGAACCTGCTGATGCGGTTCTACGACGTGGATTCGGGCCGCATCCTGCTCGACGGCACCGACATCACGACGGTCAGCCGCGGGTCGCTGCGGTCCCGGATCGGCATGGTGCTGCAGGACACCTGGTTGTTCGCGGGAACCATTTACGACAACATCGCCTACGGCCGGCCGGACGCCGCTCACGACGAGGTGATCGAGGCGGCCACCGCGGCGTATGTGGACCGCTTCGTGCACACGCTGCCGGACGGCTACGACACCCGCATCAACGACGGCGGCACCAACATCAGCGCCGGCGAGAAGCAGCTCATCACCATCGCGCGCGCGATTCTGGCCCGCCCCCAGGTGCTCGTCCTCGACGAGGCGACGAGCTCGGTGGACACCCGGACCGAGGTCCTGATCCAGCACGCGATGCGCGAACTGCGCCGCGACCGCACCAGTTTCATCATCGCGCACCGGCTCTCGACCATCCGCGATGCCGACACCATCCTGGTGATGGAGGCGGGCAGGATCGTCGAACGCGGCACCCACAGTGAGCTGCTGGCACGTCGCGGGGAGTACTGGACGATGGTCAACCGGTAA
- a CDS encoding molybdopterin-containing oxidoreductase family protein, which produces MSRTVHTFCRYCLASCGVEVTVEDNRVTKISADKRNPHSWHDFCAKGRTAAQLVEHPRRILNPMRRVGDEYVEAAWDEAIADIATRMNAAIDAGGPDAVGVYYGNPAGFSSSNIVFMNGWLDAVGTHSRYAVGSIDQNAMHVVAQAMYGSILMAPVSDIDNCDYFLLVGTNPAVSAWNWLETVPGGWRRALARQARGATIVVVDPVRTESAAKADVHVAVRPGQDWALLLAMVAVILGEGLEHRQDCAELVDSMEGLRALVADVDIDDLADRCDVPRDRIESVARDFATARAAMVVTRTGVSMHLTGTVAEWLGHVLNVITGRMDRPGGRRYEPGYVDAIRMSGMVKATPHRNRLSGREMVAGAHALSELPDEITTPGPGQIRALLLNCGNPVVSGPDGARLDEALSQLDLLVAIDFVQRESHRHAHWLLPAVHWLERDDLLAFTSNMHDEPYLHFGARAVEPPPGARQEWRIFVDLALAMGKPLFGAKGLNAFITATRRVARVTRRPQLEFSPAWIDRLVVATGRKFNGRRIRWREVLAHPHGWVLGPREFGHFREALRTPDKVVRLAPPEFVARARELLAEPAPAAPAGYPFQLANRRHRHSMNSWLNDLPGLHPSGKGSEVVLHPDDAAPLGIADGDRVTVHSPVGAIELTAAVSDQPRPGVVIIDHGWGSRVFDPRGGSAPVGFGVNRNLLVDAEPVDPLSQTPALNSAYVAVTRV; this is translated from the coding sequence ATGAGCCGGACTGTGCACACGTTCTGCCGGTACTGCCTGGCCTCCTGCGGGGTCGAGGTGACCGTCGAGGACAACCGCGTCACGAAGATCTCAGCCGATAAGCGCAACCCGCACAGCTGGCACGACTTCTGCGCCAAGGGACGCACCGCCGCGCAGCTCGTCGAGCATCCCCGCCGGATCCTGAACCCGATGCGTCGGGTCGGCGACGAATACGTCGAGGCGGCCTGGGACGAGGCCATCGCCGACATCGCGACCCGGATGAACGCGGCGATCGACGCCGGCGGCCCCGATGCCGTCGGCGTGTATTACGGCAACCCGGCGGGCTTTTCGTCCTCGAACATCGTGTTCATGAACGGCTGGCTCGATGCCGTCGGCACCCACAGCCGGTACGCCGTCGGGTCGATCGACCAGAACGCGATGCACGTCGTCGCCCAGGCCATGTACGGATCGATCCTGATGGCGCCGGTGTCCGACATCGACAACTGCGACTACTTCCTGCTCGTCGGCACCAATCCGGCCGTGAGCGCCTGGAACTGGCTCGAGACCGTGCCGGGCGGATGGCGACGAGCGCTCGCGCGCCAGGCCCGGGGCGCGACGATCGTCGTCGTCGACCCCGTGCGCACCGAGTCGGCCGCGAAAGCCGATGTGCACGTGGCGGTTCGGCCCGGCCAGGATTGGGCGCTGCTGCTCGCGATGGTCGCGGTGATCCTCGGGGAGGGGCTCGAGCACCGGCAGGACTGCGCTGAGCTCGTCGACAGCATGGAGGGCCTGCGCGCGCTGGTCGCCGACGTCGACATCGACGATCTGGCCGATCGCTGTGACGTCCCGCGGGACCGGATCGAGTCGGTGGCACGGGATTTCGCGACGGCGCGGGCAGCGATGGTCGTCACCCGGACCGGGGTGTCGATGCACTTGACCGGCACCGTCGCCGAATGGCTCGGCCATGTGCTCAACGTCATCACCGGGCGGATGGATCGGCCGGGCGGTCGCCGGTACGAGCCCGGCTACGTCGACGCGATCAGGATGTCGGGCATGGTGAAGGCGACGCCACATCGCAACCGTCTGTCGGGACGGGAGATGGTCGCCGGAGCGCACGCGCTGTCCGAACTTCCCGACGAGATCACCACGCCGGGGCCGGGCCAGATCCGCGCTCTGCTGCTCAACTGCGGCAATCCGGTCGTGTCGGGTCCCGACGGCGCGCGACTCGACGAGGCCCTGTCCCAGCTGGACCTTCTGGTCGCCATCGATTTCGTGCAACGCGAAAGCCACCGGCACGCGCACTGGCTGCTGCCGGCGGTGCACTGGCTGGAGCGCGACGACCTGCTGGCCTTCACCAGCAACATGCATGACGAACCGTACCTGCACTTCGGCGCCCGGGCCGTGGAGCCACCGCCGGGGGCGCGGCAGGAGTGGCGCATCTTCGTCGACCTCGCCCTCGCGATGGGCAAGCCGCTGTTCGGCGCCAAGGGGCTCAACGCGTTCATCACCGCGACGCGGAGGGTGGCGCGGGTGACCCGGCGGCCGCAGCTCGAGTTCTCCCCCGCCTGGATCGACAGGCTCGTCGTCGCCACGGGCCGGAAGTTCAACGGACGCAGGATCAGGTGGCGCGAGGTGCTCGCCCATCCGCACGGCTGGGTGCTCGGCCCCCGCGAGTTCGGGCATTTCCGCGAGGCACTGCGCACCCCCGACAAGGTGGTTCGTCTGGCTCCGCCCGAGTTCGTCGCCCGCGCGCGGGAACTGCTCGCCGAGCCCGCCCCGGCTGCGCCGGCCGGATACCCGTTTCAGCTCGCCAACCGCCGCCACCGGCACTCGATGAACTCCTGGCTCAACGACCTGCCCGGGCTGCATCCGTCGGGAAAGGGTAGCGAGGTCGTCCTCCATCCCGACGACGCGGCGCCGCTGGGCATCGCCGACGGAGACCGCGTCACGGTGCATTCCCCGGTCGGGGCGATCGAGCTCACCGCGGCGGTCTCGGATCAGCCCCGCCCCGGCGTGGTGATCATCGACCACGGTTGGGGATCACGGGTTTTCGATCCCCGGGGCGGATCGGCGCCAGTGGGGTTCGGGGTCAACCGCAATCTGCTGGTCGACGCGGAGCCGGTCGACCCGCTGTCGCAGACTCCGGCGCTGAACTCGGCCTACGTCGCGGTGACCCGAGTCTGA
- a CDS encoding AIM24 family protein: protein MTGPGQGSWQPDPEGRFDYRWHDGAQWTDQVSHQGQIQRSPLGGAPPAQHPGQQQAQAVTGGGDGFTGITGDLVDGRFSEKEAKAIANQNTKLLRVRLGEPFMARQGSMVAYQGNVEFAFEGGGASKFIKKALTGEGLPLMRCQGQGDVFLADRSYDVHLLNLNNSGLSISGKNVLAFSSSLDWNIERVKGGSMVAGGLFNTTLRGTGWVALTTDGPPVVLNAAEAPTFADTNAVVAWSANLQTQLKTSFKAGALIGRGSGEAVQVSFYGNGFVIVQPSEGIPVTTPQ, encoded by the coding sequence ATGACAGGACCCGGCCAGGGCAGTTGGCAGCCCGACCCCGAAGGGCGCTTCGACTACCGGTGGCACGACGGAGCCCAGTGGACCGATCAGGTGTCCCATCAGGGCCAGATCCAACGGTCACCCCTGGGCGGCGCACCCCCGGCGCAGCATCCCGGTCAGCAGCAGGCCCAGGCGGTCACCGGCGGAGGCGACGGATTCACCGGCATCACAGGGGATCTCGTCGACGGACGGTTCAGCGAGAAGGAAGCCAAGGCGATCGCGAACCAGAACACGAAGCTGCTCCGCGTCCGGCTCGGCGAGCCGTTCATGGCACGCCAGGGCTCGATGGTCGCCTACCAGGGCAACGTCGAGTTCGCCTTCGAGGGAGGTGGGGCCTCCAAGTTCATCAAGAAGGCGCTCACGGGCGAAGGTCTGCCGCTGATGCGCTGCCAGGGCCAGGGCGATGTGTTCCTCGCCGACCGGTCCTATGACGTGCATCTGCTGAACCTGAACAACTCCGGCCTGTCGATCAGCGGCAAGAACGTCCTGGCGTTCTCGTCGAGCCTCGACTGGAACATCGAGCGGGTCAAGGGCGGGAGCATGGTCGCCGGCGGCCTGTTCAACACCACCCTGCGGGGCACCGGCTGGGTGGCACTGACCACCGACGGACCTCCGGTGGTGCTCAACGCCGCCGAGGCGCCCACGTTCGCGGACACCAATGCGGTGGTCGCCTGGTCTGCCAACCTGCAGACCCAGCTCAAGACCAGCTTCAAGGCCGGCGCACTGATCGGCCGCGGTTCGGGCGAAGCGGTGCAGGTGTCGTTCTACGGCAACGGTTTTGTGATCGTGCAACCGTCGGAGGGCATCCCGGTCACGACACCGCAGTAG
- the dtd gene encoding D-aminoacyl-tRNA deacylase: MRILVQRVTSARVIVGGDVVGAIEPETQGLLALVGVTHDDDHTKARRLAEKLWSLRILDDEKSASDIGAPILVVSQFTLYGNTTKGRRPTWNAAAPGPVAEPLVSDFAAALESLGATVQTGVFGADMQVELVNDGPVTVLLEL, translated from the coding sequence ATGCGGATCCTCGTACAGCGCGTCACGTCCGCGCGGGTGATCGTCGGGGGCGACGTCGTCGGCGCGATCGAACCGGAGACCCAGGGTCTGCTCGCACTCGTCGGCGTCACCCACGACGACGACCACACGAAGGCCCGTCGGCTCGCAGAAAAGCTGTGGTCGCTGCGGATTCTCGACGACGAGAAGTCGGCCAGCGACATCGGCGCCCCGATCCTGGTGGTCAGTCAGTTCACCCTGTACGGCAACACCACCAAGGGGCGCCGACCCACATGGAACGCCGCGGCCCCCGGTCCGGTGGCCGAGCCGCTCGTGAGCGACTTCGCCGCGGCGCTCGAATCGTTGGGCGCGACCGTGCAGACCGGTGTCTTCGGGGCCGACATGCAGGTCGAGCTCGTCAACGACGGCCCCGTCACGGTGCTTCTCGAACTGTGA
- a CDS encoding DUF305 domain-containing protein — MMSNRSLRVGAAGVGATVVLLLAGCSDVGTETAEGTQGQETTSHGDHGDTHDGAHGDTHDGAHNDADATFARDMVPHHEQAIVMSDIILAKQGIDPRVTELATQIKAAQGPEIATMQGWLTQWGVPASSGHEGHDMGEMTDHAAMGMMTEAQLEQLRQAQGVDAARQFLDGMIVHHEGAVTMAQTEVDNGQSEEAVGLAREIIETQQREIGVMRQILGSL; from the coding sequence ATGATGTCGAACCGAAGTCTGAGGGTCGGAGCAGCCGGTGTGGGTGCCACCGTCGTCCTGCTGCTCGCCGGATGCAGTGACGTCGGCACGGAGACCGCCGAGGGCACGCAGGGTCAGGAGACCACCTCGCACGGCGATCACGGCGATACCCATGACGGTGCCCACGGCGATACCCATGACGGTGCCCACAACGATGCCGACGCGACCTTCGCGCGCGACATGGTCCCGCACCACGAGCAGGCGATCGTGATGAGCGACATCATCCTGGCCAAGCAGGGCATCGACCCGCGGGTCACCGAGCTGGCGACCCAGATCAAGGCCGCGCAGGGTCCCGAGATCGCGACGATGCAGGGCTGGCTCACGCAGTGGGGCGTTCCGGCCTCGTCCGGGCACGAGGGCCACGACATGGGCGAGATGACCGACCACGCGGCGATGGGAATGATGACCGAGGCCCAGCTGGAGCAGCTGCGGCAGGCGCAGGGCGTCGACGCCGCGCGCCAGTTCCTCGACGGCATGATCGTTCACCACGAGGGGGCGGTGACGATGGCTCAGACCGAGGTCGACAACGGTCAGTCCGAGGAGGCTGTGGGGCTCGCACGCGAGATCATCGAGACCCAGCAGCGCGAGATCGGCGTCATGAGGCAGATCCTCGGCTCACTGTAG